The Fulvivirga ligni genome window below encodes:
- a CDS encoding alkene reductase — translation MSLKLFSDYKLGNITLKNRVVMAPMTRSRAVNNNAPNDLMVKYYQQRAGAGLIITEGVSPSPNGLGYPRIPGAFTQEQFDGWKNIAKAVHSEGSAIFMQIMHTGRVGHDLNLPEQAEVLSPTDVTLSGEMYTDKEGPKSHTKPKRMTKADIDEAIEEYVSTAKNIVAAGFDGVEIHAANGYLIEQFINANVNDRDDEYGGSIENRSRFLTEVAQKIVAEIGADKVGVRISPYGVFNDTGSFDGVEETFVYIAQKMSELGLAYIHVVDHSAMGAPEVPDSIKQKIRNAFEGTYILSGGYDKQRAEQDLEDGKGDLVAFGRPFISNPDLVERMEKDAPLADPDPNTFYTADEKGYTDYPFLEEAKA, via the coding sequence ATGAGTTTGAAATTATTCTCCGATTATAAATTAGGTAATATTACCTTAAAAAACAGAGTGGTGATGGCACCAATGACACGTTCCAGAGCTGTAAATAATAATGCGCCCAATGACTTAATGGTGAAATATTACCAACAAAGAGCAGGTGCTGGTTTAATTATTACCGAAGGAGTATCTCCATCTCCTAATGGATTGGGATACCCAAGAATTCCGGGTGCTTTCACCCAGGAGCAGTTCGATGGCTGGAAAAATATTGCTAAAGCTGTTCATTCTGAAGGTAGCGCTATTTTTATGCAGATCATGCATACGGGTAGGGTGGGGCATGACCTGAACTTACCAGAGCAGGCTGAGGTGTTAAGCCCTACGGATGTTACGTTATCAGGAGAGATGTATACTGATAAGGAAGGGCCGAAGTCGCACACTAAGCCTAAAAGAATGACTAAGGCTGATATAGATGAGGCTATTGAGGAATATGTGTCTACGGCTAAAAATATTGTAGCAGCAGGTTTTGATGGTGTGGAAATCCACGCGGCCAATGGCTATCTGATAGAGCAGTTTATTAATGCCAACGTGAATGATAGAGACGATGAGTATGGCGGCAGCATTGAAAACAGAAGCAGATTTTTGACAGAGGTTGCTCAAAAAATAGTAGCAGAAATTGGAGCGGATAAAGTAGGTGTGAGAATTTCTCCTTATGGAGTTTTCAATGATACGGGAAGCTTTGATGGTGTGGAGGAAACATTTGTATACATCGCTCAGAAAATGAGTGAGTTAGGATTGGCCTACATTCATGTGGTAGATCATTCTGCTATGGGAGCGCCAGAAGTGCCAGATTCAATTAAACAAAAAATTAGAAATGCTTTCGAAGGAACATATATTCTTAGTGGAGGCTATGATAAACAAAGAGCAGAACAGGATTTAGAGGATGGAAAAGGTGACTTAGTAGCCTTTGGAAGACCATTTATTTCTAATCCTGACTTGGTAGAAAGAATGGAGAAAGATGCGCCATTGGCAGATCCTGATCCTAATACTTTTTACACCGCAGATGAAAAAGGGTACACCGATTATCCCTTTTTAGAAGAGGCGAAAGCCTAA
- a CDS encoding SixA phosphatase family protein has protein sequence MKKLILFLLISFSFGAASAQDGITTIILVRHAEKGNDGTKDPDLNTAGIQRAEALLEFLKHTELDAIYSTEYKRTVNTVQKVAVDHQLKITSYNPFDIESFTKQLMKEGGKTILVVGHSNTIPNTINALIGKEKYQQLDDADYDNLYVVTVSEGGEKVKVLEFQYGSPSGI, from the coding sequence ATGAAGAAGCTCATACTATTCCTTTTAATTTCATTTTCGTTTGGGGCTGCCTCAGCTCAAGATGGAATTACCACCATTATTTTAGTGCGTCATGCTGAAAAGGGGAATGATGGTACGAAGGATCCTGATTTAAATACGGCCGGTATTCAAAGAGCCGAGGCCCTGCTGGAATTCCTTAAACATACAGAGCTGGATGCTATTTACTCCACTGAATATAAGCGCACTGTCAATACTGTGCAGAAGGTGGCAGTGGATCATCAACTAAAAATAACAAGTTACAATCCCTTTGACATCGAGTCGTTTACTAAGCAGCTTATGAAAGAAGGAGGGAAAACTATTTTGGTTGTGGGCCATTCTAACACCATTCCGAATACAATAAATGCACTTATTGGAAAGGAAAAATACCAGCAGCTAGATGATGCAGACTATGATAATCTGTATGTTGTCACAGTATCTGAAGGTGGTGAAAAAGTGAAAGTATTGGAGTTTCAATATGGTTCACCATCAGGTATTTAA
- a CDS encoding nuclear transport factor 2 family protein, giving the protein MKKIILILLASLCFASSYSQDKAAEEQEVLKVIDALFTGMKEADSAMVHSAFVDTARMYTAFTDRNGKPVLSKGNLDEFLSAVGTPHDVDYNEEIWGAEVRIDGPLAQVWTKYAFYAGNKFSHCGVDAFHLFKSEKGWKIFVITDTRNWQNCKVPDDIQAKYKE; this is encoded by the coding sequence ATGAAAAAGATCATCTTAATATTATTAGCAAGTCTGTGTTTTGCTAGTAGCTATAGTCAGGATAAAGCGGCAGAGGAGCAGGAAGTATTAAAAGTTATAGATGCACTATTCACAGGCATGAAAGAAGCCGATAGTGCTATGGTGCACTCAGCTTTTGTGGATACTGCGCGTATGTACACTGCTTTTACAGATAGAAATGGAAAACCTGTGTTGTCTAAAGGTAATTTGGATGAGTTTTTATCTGCCGTAGGCACACCACATGATGTAGATTACAACGAAGAGATTTGGGGTGCCGAAGTAAGAATAGATGGCCCTTTGGCTCAAGTATGGACTAAATATGCCTTTTACGCCGGGAATAAATTTAGCCATTGTGGCGTAGACGCTTTTCATTTATTTAAGTCAGAAAAGGGCTGGAAAATTTTTGTGATAACAGACACTAGAAATTGGCAAAACTGTAAAGTGCCAGATGATATTCAAGCTAAATACAAAGAATGA
- a CDS encoding tetratricopeptide repeat protein has protein sequence MLRISGFILIILSFFSTWAHGQYLDSLELELKDAKGKDRVNVLNELFIVHNQLNPEQALEYATSALELATEIDYPKGKAAALNNLGIIYKNQGVYARAVEFYIESLRISDEINDQKAEASTMNNLGTVYSLRGDYDKALIYFVESYEIFKTLGDEKRLVGALNNIGNAYNDNGKEQQALEYFNKAIVLSDRLGLSFTTSNPLNNIGNIYFYNKDYDQAISYYEKSLAVEVKGKNLLGQAQALSNIASTQLAQGQLAKAENTFLESEKLADSISAYPILELIYEGLSKVYAAQNKFEMAYKTRLNYDKIKDILYTEESSKKLAQLEVAIELQQKEKQLEVLRQQDAINSLQIKNSRIVILLSVMGVIILLGGVIVFMKLRKAKVQI, from the coding sequence ATGTTACGTATTTCCGGCTTTATTTTAATCATTCTATCCTTCTTTTCTACATGGGCTCACGGCCAATATCTTGACAGCCTTGAATTAGAACTTAAAGATGCGAAGGGAAAAGACAGAGTAAATGTACTCAATGAACTATTCATAGTTCACAACCAGCTCAACCCTGAACAAGCATTGGAATACGCCACTTCTGCATTAGAGCTAGCTACCGAAATTGATTACCCGAAAGGAAAAGCCGCTGCTTTAAATAACTTAGGTATAATCTACAAAAACCAAGGTGTCTATGCGCGTGCGGTAGAATTTTACATTGAGTCATTACGCATAAGCGATGAGATTAATGACCAAAAGGCGGAAGCTTCTACCATGAATAACTTGGGTACCGTTTATTCTTTAAGAGGAGATTACGATAAGGCCCTTATCTATTTCGTAGAATCTTATGAAATTTTCAAAACGCTTGGTGATGAGAAAAGGTTAGTGGGAGCACTTAACAACATAGGTAATGCCTATAATGACAACGGTAAAGAACAGCAAGCCCTGGAGTATTTCAACAAGGCCATTGTATTATCAGATAGATTAGGGCTTAGTTTCACTACATCAAACCCGCTGAATAACATTGGTAATATCTATTTCTACAATAAGGACTATGACCAAGCTATATCATATTATGAAAAATCTCTGGCCGTTGAAGTGAAGGGGAAAAATCTGCTAGGCCAGGCTCAGGCATTAAGCAATATAGCATCTACACAACTGGCCCAAGGTCAACTTGCAAAGGCCGAGAATACCTTTTTAGAATCAGAAAAGTTAGCTGATTCCATCAGTGCCTACCCCATCCTTGAGCTCATTTATGAAGGTTTGTCAAAAGTTTATGCTGCTCAGAATAAATTTGAAATGGCTTACAAAACACGTCTTAATTATGATAAGATTAAGGACATCCTATACACCGAAGAAAGCAGCAAAAAACTAGCTCAGTTAGAGGTGGCCATTGAACTGCAGCAAAAAGAAAAACAACTAGAAGTACTGCGCCAGCAAGATGCCATCAACTCATTGCAGATAAAAAACAGCAGAATCGTTATTCTACTCAGTGTAATGGGCGTTATTATACTACTTGGTGGAGTTATTGTATTTATGAAACTCAGAAAAGCGAAAGTACAGATATGA
- a CDS encoding HD domain-containing protein has product MTIEEAQSILTDLTKGESLLRHARSVEIVMRAYAQKLGEDEEEWAVTGLLHDADYEKHPEEHPNVIVNQLNEMGETKIAHAISAHYTKWGVSYTNTLDKALLACDELTGFIIACCQVRPEGINTLNSKSVIKKLKQKSFAAKVERDEVQAGADMLDVPMKEHIDFIIEALKPHKEELKIG; this is encoded by the coding sequence ATGACCATAGAAGAAGCTCAATCTATATTAACCGACCTTACGAAAGGTGAAAGTTTGCTTAGACATGCGCGGAGTGTAGAAATAGTGATGCGAGCCTACGCACAGAAGTTAGGTGAAGATGAAGAAGAATGGGCTGTAACAGGTCTCCTACATGACGCTGACTATGAAAAACACCCTGAAGAACATCCGAATGTAATAGTAAATCAGTTGAATGAAATGGGGGAAACGAAGATTGCACATGCTATCTCTGCTCACTACACCAAATGGGGTGTATCCTATACTAACACACTGGACAAAGCTTTACTTGCTTGTGATGAACTTACAGGGTTTATCATTGCCTGCTGCCAGGTAAGGCCCGAAGGTATTAACACACTGAATTCCAAGTCTGTGATTAAGAAGCTGAAGCAAAAAAGCTTTGCCGCAAAAGTAGAACGAGATGAAGTGCAGGCCGGAGCTGACATGCTCGACGTACCCATGAAAGAACACATAGATTTTATTATAGAAGCTTTAAAGCCTCACAAAGAAGAGCTCAAGATAGGTTGA
- a CDS encoding arsenate reductase family protein, protein MKKVYYLSTCDTCKRIIKELEIGDEFEYQDIKTEKITEKQIEDMKALAGSYEDLFSRVARKYKELGLKEKQLTEEDYKAYILEEYTFLKRPVFIIDGEIFIGNSKKNVAAVKEKIG, encoded by the coding sequence ATGAAAAAAGTATATTATTTATCTACCTGCGACACTTGCAAAAGGATCATTAAGGAGCTTGAAATAGGTGATGAGTTTGAGTATCAAGACATTAAAACTGAGAAAATTACTGAAAAGCAAATAGAAGATATGAAAGCTTTGGCAGGCAGCTATGAGGACCTTTTTAGCAGAGTGGCTAGAAAGTATAAGGAGCTGGGGCTGAAAGAAAAGCAGCTAACCGAAGAGGATTACAAAGCTTATATTTTAGAAGAATATACATTTCTGAAAAGACCAGTATTCATAATTGATGGAGAAATATTTATAGGTAACTCCAAAAAGAATGTGGCAGCTGTGAAAGAAAAGATAGGTTAA
- a CDS encoding ParA family protein has protein sequence MSKVISFVSRKGGTGKTTNAINLATMLHNLGHNVALIETDTNYTLSTLRKMEVYKSGANGKSLFEIMGSKDEEIAEEIKNLKAEKGYNYIIVDSAGKPTDEGIKKLCLESDAVIVPTSLTQNDLLVTYQTVTDLSPAKELNQNLKILILPNRIHSMTKSKTIQEAMSNLDAKILDVAVPQKNLYVNFSTILAEKEYMNITQAIIKEL, from the coding sequence ATGAGTAAAGTAATATCCTTTGTAAGCAGAAAAGGGGGGACAGGTAAAACCACCAACGCTATTAACTTAGCCACAATGCTCCATAATCTTGGGCATAACGTAGCCTTAATAGAAACTGACACTAACTATACCCTTAGTACTTTAAGGAAAATGGAGGTGTATAAATCTGGCGCTAATGGCAAGTCTCTTTTTGAGATCATGGGGTCTAAAGACGAAGAAATTGCCGAAGAAATAAAAAACCTTAAAGCAGAAAAAGGGTATAACTATATTATAGTAGACAGTGCAGGTAAGCCCACAGACGAAGGCATAAAGAAGTTATGTCTGGAAAGCGATGCTGTGATAGTACCCACCAGCTTAACTCAAAACGATTTACTGGTTACTTACCAAACTGTTACCGATTTATCTCCTGCAAAAGAGCTTAATCAGAACCTTAAAATTCTGATTCTCCCCAACAGGATTCACAGTATGACTAAGAGTAAAACCATTCAGGAAGCCATGAGCAACCTGGATGCTAAAATCTTAGACGTAGCAGTACCACAAAAGAACCTTTATGTGAATTTCAGCACCATTTTAGCTGAAAAAGAATACATGAACATCACCCAGGCAATTATTAAAGAATTGTAA
- a CDS encoding cystathionine gamma-synthase: MKFGTKAIHAGVEPDPSTGAIMTPIFQTSTYVQASPGDHKGYEYSRTQNPTRDALQKSIAALENGQHGLCFSSGLAAIDAVIKLLNPGDEVIAANDLYGGTYRLFTKVFAKYKIKFHFVSMEKADSIEELVNENTKLIWVETPTNPMMNIIDIEAVAALAKKKNLLLAVDNTFATPYLQNPLDLGADIVMHSVTKYLGGHSDVVMGALVVNDDKLNQDLSFIQNSCGATPGPQDSFLVLRGIKTLHIRMQRHCENGKQVAEFLKDHPKVENVYWPGFESHPNHEIAKKQMKDFGGMISFTLKGDNKAEAFRIMESFRFFSLAESLGGVESMVNHPATMTHASIPREERLKIGLLDSLIRLSVGIEEVEDLIADLKAALA, translated from the coding sequence ATGAAATTTGGAACCAAAGCAATACATGCAGGCGTAGAGCCTGATCCTTCTACAGGTGCTATTATGACACCTATTTTCCAGACTTCCACCTATGTGCAAGCATCACCTGGAGATCATAAAGGATACGAATATTCCAGAACCCAAAACCCTACCAGAGATGCGCTTCAAAAAAGCATTGCTGCACTAGAAAATGGACAGCACGGCCTTTGTTTTTCATCAGGTTTAGCTGCTATTGATGCGGTTATTAAACTTCTAAACCCTGGAGATGAAGTAATAGCAGCCAATGACCTTTATGGTGGCACTTACCGACTATTCACTAAAGTTTTCGCTAAGTATAAAATCAAATTCCACTTTGTAAGTATGGAAAAAGCTGATTCTATTGAAGAATTAGTGAACGAAAACACCAAACTCATCTGGGTAGAGACACCTACTAACCCTATGATGAACATCATAGATATTGAAGCCGTAGCTGCTTTAGCTAAGAAAAAGAACTTGCTATTAGCAGTTGACAACACATTTGCTACTCCTTATTTACAAAATCCACTAGACCTGGGTGCTGACATAGTTATGCACTCTGTAACCAAATATTTAGGTGGTCACTCAGACGTGGTTATGGGAGCTTTAGTGGTAAATGATGATAAGCTCAACCAGGATCTTTCCTTTATTCAAAACAGCTGTGGTGCCACTCCCGGACCGCAAGACAGCTTCTTGGTACTGAGAGGTATAAAAACTTTACATATAAGAATGCAGCGTCACTGCGAGAACGGCAAACAAGTTGCGGAATTCCTGAAAGATCACCCGAAAGTAGAAAATGTTTATTGGCCAGGGTTTGAATCTCACCCTAATCATGAGATTGCAAAAAAACAGATGAAAGACTTCGGAGGTATGATCTCTTTTACACTAAAAGGAGATAATAAAGCTGAAGCCTTCAGAATTATGGAAAGCTTTAGATTCTTTTCTTTAGCAGAATCACTTGGTGGGGTAGAATCAATGGTAAATCACCCTGCTACCATGACACATGCCAGCATACCAAGAGAGGAGCGACTTAAAATAGGCTTACTAGACTCTTTAATAAGATTAAGTGTAGGAATAGAAGAGGTTGAAGATCTAATAGCTGATTTAAAAGCAGCTTTAGCCTAA
- a CDS encoding tetratricopeptide repeat-containing sensor histidine kinase yields MKKVLVLFVLLFVSALSHAQNLGSIDSLTSLIKSASEDEQKVDVYNELAWEYRKSFPDSTLFYTDKAIEIISSQPKTALNNFSKAYNYQGVAYYYKGDQIKAFDFYTLAAEEGLNYGDSSQYAHALNNLGRLFMTQGDFLKSYDYYHRAKKIFEELGDRQGLGYSYKSLAELYEQHENYTKALEMSSLTLAIRREFGNLTGQISILKEMAEINQQMGDYQESHDYYFEALSKSELLGDAISSAGIELGIADLYFVQGKYDSSHTYANKALRTSEMSGNENLKVRVRLLMAKILYKRSAYSEAEKVLREIVVDSSDLAVNAEIYEYLALICKNRDDDGCALDNFKKYHALNGKLNDAAMARNIERMEARLELEKREKENELLKTLQARDQALIDRQRLANIVLVAVIATALFLIIILWLTGKKRRAINESLEQKNKEIVQQQNEIESQNEKINHQNDQLRDQNKNLLTLNNEKDTLINVVAHDLKSPFARIQGLAQVLGRTELNEEQQSLLKMQLEVAKSGLDLIKDLLEINAFEDDRDLDEVKLVNINELLTEKYHGFVADAETKNVSLQVHLPEEEIEVRSGRLYLSRILDNLLSNAIKFSISNTKVILSAARDADFFVISVKDFGQGFSESDKKNLYKKFTKLSARPTAGESSNGLGLAIVKNLVDKLGGEIILISEYGKGSEFVLKFPTALSSIKGNQSLG; encoded by the coding sequence ATGAAAAAGGTATTAGTTTTATTTGTTCTTTTATTCGTATCAGCCTTAAGTCACGCTCAGAACCTGGGCAGCATTGATAGTTTAACCTCATTAATTAAATCAGCATCTGAAGATGAGCAGAAGGTTGATGTTTATAATGAGTTGGCCTGGGAATACCGGAAGTCTTTTCCTGACAGCACACTTTTCTATACAGACAAGGCCATTGAAATAATATCTTCTCAGCCCAAAACTGCCCTCAATAATTTCTCAAAAGCCTATAACTATCAAGGAGTAGCCTATTACTATAAAGGGGATCAAATAAAAGCGTTTGATTTCTATACACTTGCCGCAGAGGAAGGTTTAAATTATGGAGACTCATCTCAATACGCCCATGCCTTAAATAACCTTGGGCGTTTGTTCATGACTCAGGGAGATTTTTTAAAGTCCTATGATTATTACCATCGTGCTAAGAAAATATTTGAAGAGTTAGGGGACAGGCAGGGATTAGGATACAGTTATAAAAGTCTGGCAGAGCTGTATGAACAGCATGAGAATTACACGAAAGCTTTAGAGATGTCTTCTCTAACATTGGCTATTCGGAGGGAATTCGGAAATCTGACAGGTCAAATATCCATATTGAAAGAGATGGCGGAGATTAATCAGCAGATGGGTGATTATCAGGAGTCTCATGATTACTATTTTGAAGCGTTAAGCAAATCAGAGTTGTTGGGTGATGCCATTAGTTCAGCCGGTATAGAATTAGGTATTGCTGATCTTTACTTTGTGCAAGGGAAATATGACAGTAGCCACACCTACGCTAATAAGGCCTTAAGAACATCAGAAATGTCTGGAAATGAGAATCTTAAGGTGAGGGTTCGACTCTTGATGGCTAAGATTTTGTATAAAAGATCAGCATATTCAGAAGCTGAAAAAGTTTTAAGAGAAATAGTGGTTGACTCCAGCGATTTGGCTGTGAATGCTGAAATCTACGAGTACCTTGCTCTTATCTGTAAAAACAGAGATGATGATGGATGCGCTCTCGATAATTTTAAAAAATATCATGCGCTCAATGGTAAGCTAAACGATGCCGCTATGGCGCGTAACATAGAGAGAATGGAAGCTCGATTAGAGCTGGAGAAAAGGGAAAAAGAAAATGAGCTTTTGAAAACACTACAAGCCCGGGACCAGGCCTTAATTGATCGACAAAGACTGGCTAATATAGTGCTAGTGGCTGTGATTGCTACTGCGCTTTTTCTAATCATTATTTTATGGTTAACAGGTAAGAAGAGGAGAGCTATTAATGAAAGTCTGGAGCAGAAGAATAAGGAGATTGTGCAGCAGCAAAATGAAATTGAAAGCCAGAATGAAAAAATAAATCATCAGAACGATCAGCTAAGAGATCAGAATAAGAATTTGCTCACTTTAAACAATGAGAAGGACACCCTGATTAACGTGGTGGCGCATGATTTGAAATCACCTTTTGCGAGAATCCAGGGGTTGGCTCAGGTTTTAGGACGTACTGAACTGAATGAGGAGCAGCAGTCATTGCTTAAGATGCAGTTGGAGGTAGCCAAATCTGGTTTAGACCTGATTAAAGATCTATTAGAAATCAATGCTTTTGAAGATGATAGAGATCTGGATGAGGTGAAGCTGGTGAATATTAACGAGTTGCTCACTGAAAAGTATCATGGCTTTGTGGCTGATGCCGAGACCAAAAATGTATCACTTCAAGTACATTTGCCAGAAGAGGAAATTGAAGTTCGCTCAGGAAGACTTTATCTATCCAGAATATTGGATAATCTGCTATCCAATGCCATTAAATTCTCAATTTCTAATACAAAGGTAATCTTGAGTGCAGCCAGAGATGCAGATTTCTTCGTGATATCAGTAAAAGACTTTGGTCAGGGTTTTAGCGAAAGCGACAAAAAGAATTTGTATAAGAAATTTACTAAGCTTAGTGCAAGGCCTACCGCAGGAGAAAGTTCTAATGGCTTAGGTTTAGCGATAGTTAAAAACCTGGTTGACAAATTAGGAGGTGAGATAATACTCATTTCAGAATATGGAAAAGGCAGTGAGTTCGTTCTGAAATTTCCCACTGCCCTTTCTTCAATTAAAGGAAATCAAAGCTTAGGCTAA
- a CDS encoding chloramphenicol acetyltransferase: MTRRLDINTWNRREHFQFFRSFDEPFFGVTVELDCTKAYSVAKKEGFSFFLYYLHNSLVVANSIEEFKYRIDGDSVLVFDQVHASPTINRENGTFGFAYIDFYDDYMEFQKKAKEEIQRVQSTSDLIPSTSSENVIHYSSLPWLNFTSISHARSFSHQDSCPKISFGKLHLKDGKHIMPMSIHVNHALMDGFQVGQYVERYQELLNR, from the coding sequence ATGACACGTAGACTAGATATCAATACCTGGAATAGGAGAGAGCATTTTCAGTTTTTTAGAAGCTTTGATGAACCGTTTTTTGGTGTTACTGTAGAGCTGGATTGCACTAAGGCTTACTCTGTGGCTAAGAAAGAGGGGTTTTCTTTTTTTCTGTACTATCTCCATAATTCATTAGTTGTGGCCAATAGCATAGAGGAGTTTAAATATAGAATTGACGGTGACTCAGTGCTTGTTTTCGATCAGGTGCATGCTTCCCCCACTATTAATAGGGAAAACGGAACATTTGGTTTTGCTTATATTGATTTCTATGATGATTACATGGAATTTCAAAAGAAGGCCAAGGAGGAGATTCAGCGTGTTCAAAGTACTTCAGATCTTATTCCATCTACCTCATCTGAAAATGTTATTCACTATTCTTCACTACCATGGCTGAACTTTACCTCTATTTCTCATGCCAGAAGTTTCTCTCACCAGGACAGCTGCCCTAAAATATCTTTTGGTAAACTTCACTTGAAGGATGGTAAGCACATCATGCCTATGTCAATACACGTTAATCATGCTTTAATGGATGGATTTCAGGTAGGGCAGTATGTGGAGAGATATCAGGAGTTGTTGAATAGGTAA
- a CDS encoding SDR family oxidoreductase — MQGMLKPESLKGKTIIVTGGGTGLGRSMGKYFLELGANLVISSRKQEVLDQAAQELEDETGGKVLPIACDIRNYNEIENVLKTTEEKFGQVDGVLNNAAGNFISPTERLSHRAFDIVVDIVLRGTYNFTLATGKNWIEKKQTGTFLNIVTTYAWTGSGYVVPSACAKAGVLALTRSLAVEWAKYNIRSNAIAPGPFPTEGAWKRLFPGDVAEQIDPLKRIPLKRFGEHQELANLAAYLMSDYSAYVNGEVITIDGGEWLIGAGEFNGLEAVPQDMWDELEKNRAKK, encoded by the coding sequence ATGCAAGGAATGTTAAAACCTGAATCATTAAAAGGAAAAACCATTATAGTTACTGGTGGAGGTACCGGTTTAGGCCGATCTATGGGCAAATATTTTTTAGAACTTGGAGCTAATCTGGTGATTTCCAGCCGAAAACAAGAAGTTTTAGATCAGGCAGCTCAAGAACTAGAAGACGAAACTGGAGGTAAAGTATTACCCATAGCCTGTGATATCAGAAACTACAATGAAATAGAAAATGTATTAAAAACCACTGAAGAGAAATTTGGCCAGGTGGACGGCGTGCTCAATAATGCGGCAGGGAACTTCATAAGTCCTACAGAGAGATTATCCCATCGAGCTTTTGATATAGTGGTTGATATTGTACTTCGAGGCACCTATAATTTCACTTTAGCCACAGGCAAAAACTGGATAGAGAAAAAGCAGACTGGTACTTTCCTGAATATTGTAACCACCTATGCCTGGACCGGATCAGGATACGTTGTACCCTCGGCTTGTGCTAAGGCAGGTGTACTAGCTTTAACGCGATCTCTAGCGGTAGAATGGGCAAAGTATAATATTCGTTCAAATGCCATTGCCCCTGGGCCATTCCCCACAGAAGGTGCATGGAAAAGATTATTTCCTGGAGATGTGGCTGAGCAAATTGATCCATTAAAAAGAATTCCTCTTAAACGTTTTGGTGAACACCAAGAATTGGCGAACCTGGCTGCTTATCTAATGTCTGATTACTCAGCCTATGTAAATGGCGAGGTAATTACCATAGATGGTGGAGAATGGCTAATCGGAGCTGGTGAATTCAATGGATTGGAGGCCGTACCGCAGGACATGTGGGACGAATTAGAAAAAAACAGAGCTAAAAAATAA
- a CDS encoding aminotransferase class I/II-fold pyridoxal phosphate-dependent enzyme: MLEKRLAQQLQLRKDQKSFRQLITPSGLVDFCSNDYLGLARSTELFSMIQERADIIKKNGAAGSRLLSGNSSHIENTENKLADIFKSEKALIFNSGYNANLAVLSSIPQKSDTIIYDEKSHACIKDGARLSLANRYSFKHNDIDDLRKKISKATGQVFIVAESIYSMDGDECPLKDIVDLAEKTGAEIILDEAHSTGILGNNGNGLAGTLNLHNKIFARIYTFGKAMGIHGAALAGSQTLIDYTVNFARPFIYTTAPSPHQIAAIDASFDYLNSNNSHKQKLENNIRFYKEQIQKISGLESLPSNHPIQGIIIQGNQAARAAAEQLQKKGLDVRAILSPTVKKGSERLRICIHSFNTSDEISLLIDSLAAL; this comes from the coding sequence ATGCTTGAAAAAAGATTAGCACAACAATTACAATTAAGAAAAGATCAGAAGTCATTTAGACAATTGATCACGCCATCAGGACTAGTTGATTTCTGCTCAAATGATTATCTGGGATTAGCAAGATCTACTGAACTCTTCTCCATGATTCAAGAGCGTGCTGATATCATTAAAAAGAATGGTGCTGCTGGCTCACGTCTGCTTTCTGGTAACTCTTCTCATATAGAGAATACGGAAAACAAATTAGCAGATATTTTTAAATCCGAAAAGGCATTAATATTCAATTCTGGTTACAATGCTAATCTGGCGGTGCTTTCATCCATACCTCAAAAATCCGACACTATCATTTACGATGAAAAATCTCATGCTTGCATCAAAGATGGTGCTCGACTTAGCCTGGCCAATAGATATAGCTTTAAGCACAATGATATAGATGATCTACGAAAAAAAATATCAAAGGCCACTGGACAGGTTTTCATAGTAGCAGAGTCAATATACTCTATGGATGGAGACGAATGCCCATTAAAAGATATTGTAGACCTAGCCGAAAAAACCGGAGCTGAAATCATCTTGGATGAGGCTCACAGCACTGGAATCTTGGGCAACAACGGCAATGGATTGGCAGGCACATTAAACCTTCACAATAAAATTTTCGCTCGAATTTATACATTTGGTAAAGCCATGGGTATACACGGCGCAGCTCTTGCAGGTTCACAAACACTCATAGATTATACCGTGAATTTTGCCAGACCATTTATTTATACTACTGCACCTTCTCCACATCAAATTGCGGCTATTGATGCGTCTTTTGATTACCTGAATTCAAACAATAGTCATAAACAGAAGCTAGAAAATAACATAAGATTCTATAAAGAACAGATTCAGAAAATTTCCGGACTAGAATCACTCCCTAGCAACCACCCTATTCAAGGCATTATCATACAAGGGAATCAAGCAGCACGAGCGGCAGCTGAACAACTTCAGAAAAAAGGACTTGACGTGAGAGCAATTCTTTCTCCTACTGTAAAAAAAGGTTCTGAAAGATTGCGCATTTGCATACATTCTTTCAACACATCTGATGAAATCTCCCTTTTGATTGATAGCTTAGCAGCATTATAA